Proteins from one Bactrocera neohumeralis isolate Rockhampton chromosome 3, APGP_CSIRO_Bneo_wtdbg2-racon-allhic-juicebox.fasta_v2, whole genome shotgun sequence genomic window:
- the LOC126754059 gene encoding trafficking kinesin-binding protein milt isoform X4, with translation MTRAYDDIEAVTRLLEEKEKDLELTVQIGKELLTQNNALESRITELEADLKSSNEDRAQLVHELHKKNELIAVLTNDSDEGSENDTPTFSKSITLDLLQKKIATLQDENKSLKLEALQLASETDDVEAQERQLMEDITSQLNEANGRYDSMNLELERLREENRLQHEQIISLTARLSEAEMRLHQLTHDNDEHITLLNITKENQNSLAVELLEFKQRYQEVLALLQEAQEQLRNQRKKTMPHARSSFISNSGLLQPESLQSELMESSMYSENSLDSGISGDTQRADRMGRLMSQMPGIYGGGAGAAGSAYGFGGVGAIPPYKRVFETVRCASKTGNYMDSGNSSMTQLGAMAMSSSVGPRMSAMPYRGAAFDDNTMGLKTLSCESLASQSDDGYPAAPSGVPGAPGAKDLEAALKRLTPAEVLARRAMLSYAPVGTYSYDEQPTTTNTLPLGVRTPDSIMSTGSSGISSSNMSASMQQWRLPEKLQIVKPIEGSQTLHHWSRLATPTLSGLLEERPGVTIRGGRGLDDLGMQVYTLSDVEEDVSDDLPGKQFEASGCTFTYTTSMVMHPDDGLNDLSFLSQSQLSSRMASASTSRQPSCPPTPHGGLSRKNSCSTFSVNLGLASMLNERGIKAVTPSALNTPAGPNFTPTVTPCNSPEGSPPRSASPEPLFGILSTGADLIRRKLIGDIERPNRNQAQKQQKIMLSRLERRALRSLKLVEKVESIGLENIIVAQPNTMSQLASGIASRSSSPMAQLISLKNLHTCANNVVDDIHFDRDQIKTVLHKGLTTPTTASSSIRSDDESVETESISSVISTERTVKNVQQHTVINSTQNVIAATVTTAAPTNGTSTTESRIKQLQRQKSRRNLKNGIAGQRPDLGTINGSATGGGSGRVRPDLGKVSSGPSTSAAAKSNMTNAPTDMPKTKKGAHNKEREPREQQEGVLQTVVGTVSSLLFGRKGGWL, from the exons ATGACGCGTGCATATGATGATATAGAAGCTGTGACCCGCTTGCTGGAAGAGAAAGAAAAGGACTTAGAATTAACAGTACAAATTGGCAAAGAACTTTTAACGCAAAACAATGCACTTGAAAGCAGGATAACTGAACTCGAAGCAGATTTGAAATCCTCGAATGAAGATCGCGCTCAACTAGTGCATGAACTACACAAGAAAAATGAACTTATCGCTGTTTTGACGAATGACTCTGACGAAGGGAGTGAAAATG ATACTCCCACCTTTTCCAAATCCATTACTTTGGATTTGCTACAAAAGAAAATTGCTACTTTGCAGgatgaaaataaaagtttaaaacttGAAGCCTTACAGCTTGCCTCAGAAACCGATGATGTTGAGGCGCAGGAACGTCAACTTATGGAAGACATAACGTCGCAATTGAACGAAGCGAACGGACGCTACGACAGCATGAATCTGGAGTTGGAACGCCTCCGAGAGGAGAATCGTTTGCAGCATGAACAGATAATCAGTTTAACGGCGAGATTATCGGAAGCTGAAATGAGGTTGCATCAATTAACGCACGACAATGACGAACACATTACACTTTTAAATATAACCAAGGAGAACCAAAATTCATTAGCAGTGGAATTACTTGAATTCAAGCAACGATATCAAGAAGTACTGGCTCTACTGCAGGAGGCCCAGGAGCAATTGCGAAATCAGAGAAAGAAAACAATGCCACATGCGCGTAGCTCTTTTATATCGAATTCTGGTTTGCTGCAGCCCGAATCGTTGCAAAGCGAATTAATGGAGTCATCAATGTACTCTGAAAATAGTCTTGATTCCGGTATTTCGGGTGATACGCAACGTGCAGATCGTATGGGCCGTTTAATGTCGCAAATGCCCGGTATATATGGTGGTGGTGCTGGTGCCGCAGGGTCCGCATATGGATTTGGAGGCGTTGGTGCAATACCACCATATAAGCGGGTGTTCGAAACGGTGCGATGTGCCAGCAAAACTGGCAATTATATGGATAGTGGTAATTCGTCGATGACCCAACTGGGCGCAATGGCAATGAGCAGTAGCGTGGGGCCGCGGATGTCGGCGATGCCGTATCGTGGTGCCGCCTTCGATGACAATACAATGGGTCTGAAGACTTTGTCATGCGAAAGTCTGGCATCACAATCGGACGACGGCTATCCAGCGGCACCAAGTGGTGTTCCTGGTGCACCAGGCGCTAAAGACTTAGAAGCCGCTTTAAAACGCCTCACACCAGCTGAAGTATTGGCACGACGTGCTATGCTCTCCTATGCTCCAGTTGGTACATATTCATATGATGAGCAGCCAACCACCACAAATACACTTCCACTAGGTGTACGCACGCCAGATAGTATTATGTCGACAGGTTCGTCAGGTATTTCATCGTCGAATATGTCGGCATCAATGCAACAATGGCGGCTAccggaaaaattgcaaattgtGAAACCTATAGAAGGTTCACAAACACTGCATCATTGGTCCAGATTAGCAACGCCTACATTAAGTGGCTTGCTTGAGGAACGGCCCGGTGTCACCATACGCGGTGGACGTGGCCTTGACGATTTGGGCATGCAAGTGTATACTTTGTCCGATGTGGAGGAAGACGTAAGCGATGACTTACCGGGTAAGCAATTCGAAGCGTCCGGATGTACATTTACGTATACAACGAGTATGGTAATGCATCCTGATGACGGTTTAAATGATTTGTCATTCTTGTCTCAATCACAATTGTCATCACGTATGGCCTCCGCATCGACATCGCGTCAACCAAGTTGCCCGCCCACACCACACGGTGGACTCTCGCGCAAAAATTCCTGCTCTACGTTTTCGGTAAATCTCGGATTGGCTTCAATGTTAAACGAACGTGGTATCAAGGCTGTGACGCCAAGTGCGCTGAATACACCTGCTGGACCGAACTTCACACCAACTGTTACGCCCTGCAATAGTCCTG AGGGTTCACCACCACGCTCAGCATCGCCCGAACCATTGTTCGGCATACTGTCGACTGGTGCCGATTTGATTCGACGCAAACTAATTGGCGATATTGAGAGGCCGAATCGTAATCAagctcaaaaacaacaaaaaatcatgcTATCACGCTTGGAAAGACGTGCATTACGTTCGCTAAAACTGGTCGAGAAGGTGGAAAGTATtggtttagaaaatattatagttGCACAACCGAATACTATGTCCCAGTTGGCTAGCGGTATAGCGAGTCGCAGCTCTAGTCCAATGGCACAATTAATTAGTCTTAAGAATCTGCACACTTGCGCCAATAACGTAGTGGACGATATACACTTCGATCGTGATCAAATAAAAACCGTGTTACATAAGGGACTGACTACGCCCACCACAGCCAGCTCAAGCATAAGAAGTGATGATGAAAGCGTGGAAACAGAATCGATATCAAGCGTAATAAGTACCGaaagaactgttaaaaatgtacAACAGCATACAGTAATAAATAGCACACAAAATGTGATTGCGGCAACGGTCACAACAGCGGCACCTACAAATGGTACAAGCACAACCGAGTCCCGTATAAAGCAATTACAACGACAAAAGTCGCGTCGCAATCTGAAAAATGGTATTGCTGGTCAACGACCAGATTTAGGTACGATTAATGGTAGTGCTACTGGTGGTGGTAGTGGACGTGTTCGTCCCGATCTAGGAAAAGTGTCTTCTGGACCCTCAACATCTGCGGCAGCCAAGAGCAATATGACAAATGCCCCTACAGATATGCCAAAGACGAAGAAGGGTGCGCACAATAAAGAACGCGAACCGCGAGAACAACAAGAAGGTGTTTTACAAACAGTTGTCGGAACTGTGAGTTCATTACTCTTCGGACGTAAAGGTGGCTGGCTGTAG